The following are encoded together in the Clostridium sp. BJN0013 genome:
- a CDS encoding DMT family transporter — MLGILYAIISGVSMSIQGVFNTRLSEKIGLWLTNAIVQGIGFIITLIIVFMIKDKNLSNLSCCRKLYFLGGALGVVIIFTVMQGIKLLGVTHCIAIILTAQLIAAAVIDFFGLFDSPQINFTLNKIVGIAVMIVGIVILKWKG; from the coding sequence ATGCTTGGTATATTATATGCAATAATATCAGGAGTCAGTATGAGTATACAAGGTGTATTCAATACAAGACTCAGTGAAAAAATAGGACTATGGTTAACAAACGCAATAGTACAAGGCATTGGTTTCATAATAACCCTTATAATAGTTTTTATGATTAAGGATAAAAATTTATCAAATTTAAGTTGTTGTAGAAAGCTATATTTTCTAGGAGGAGCCTTAGGGGTGGTTATAATTTTTACTGTGATGCAGGGAATTAAACTTTTAGGGGTAACTCACTGTATTGCTATAATTCTAACAGCACAGCTTATAGCCGCAGCTGTAATTGACTTTTTCGGTTTATTCGATTCTCCCCAAATTAATTTTACCTTAAATAAAATAGTAGGCATTGCAGTAATGATAGTAGGTATTGTTATATTGAAATGGAAAGGATAA
- a CDS encoding S8 family serine peptidase: MFSIKNKLESNLKISLDEGLYKNYRVIIKCTSLPEAIEKKIKTYNGTIIHSISMINCICATLTPRSINRIIEFPQVSFITNDYFALLCGEKGVLASNGITFQGRYKLTGKDVCIGVIDSGTYPHSDLLNPKNKIKKFVDLVGNYKYPYDDNGHGTFISGIICGSGIQSKGLYRGIAEGSSIYSVKAFNSIGKGYISDILFSLQLLMQESIDENIKVICLPFELEINDYFILSLFEKFFEEAVKSNITVVVPTGHQGDSEGSMRGIATLKNCITVAGIDTTSKIQKPYKYSSCGPINKIEKPNLAAASVNICSINANTSYISERNGMKLYPKVLEKPYTCYSGTSCAAAYISGVCSLMYENNPELTFKDLTSLLKVCCNSLDMTKYCQGSGMLDLEKLLP, translated from the coding sequence ATGTTTTCTATTAAAAACAAATTAGAATCTAATTTAAAAATATCCTTAGATGAGGGACTATATAAAAATTACAGAGTAATAATAAAATGTACTTCCTTACCAGAGGCTATAGAAAAAAAAATAAAAACATATAATGGTACTATAATACATTCTATTTCAATGATAAACTGTATATGTGCCACATTAACTCCTCGTTCTATAAATAGGATAATTGAATTTCCTCAAGTAAGTTTTATAACAAATGATTATTTTGCTTTGCTTTGTGGCGAAAAAGGTGTTCTTGCTTCAAATGGAATAACATTTCAAGGAAGATATAAGCTTACAGGAAAAGATGTATGTATAGGAGTAATAGATTCAGGTACTTACCCACATTCAGATCTTTTAAATCCTAAAAATAAAATAAAAAAGTTTGTAGATTTGGTAGGTAATTATAAATATCCCTATGACGATAACGGTCATGGCACTTTTATAAGTGGAATTATATGCGGAAGTGGTATTCAATCTAAGGGTCTATACAGAGGCATTGCAGAGGGTAGTAGTATTTATTCTGTGAAAGCTTTTAATTCTATTGGGAAAGGTTATATATCTGATATTTTATTTTCACTTCAATTATTAATGCAAGAAAGTATTGATGAAAATATAAAAGTGATTTGTCTACCTTTCGAATTAGAAATAAATGATTATTTTATACTATCCTTATTTGAAAAATTTTTTGAAGAAGCTGTAAAATCAAATATAACTGTTGTAGTTCCCACAGGACATCAAGGCGATTCAGAGGGTAGTATGCGAGGTATAGCTACCTTAAAGAATTGTATAACTGTAGCAGGCATAGACACAACCTCTAAAATTCAAAAACCGTATAAGTACTCTTCTTGTGGCCCTATTAACAAAATAGAAAAACCCAATCTGGCTGCCGCCTCTGTAAACATATGTTCTATAAATGCAAATACAAGTTATATTTCTGAAAGAAATGGAATGAAATTATATCCTAAAGTATTAGAAAAACCCTATACATGCTATAGCGGAACTTCCTGTGCTGCCGCTTATATAAGTGGTGTCTGTTCTCTTATGTATGAAAATAATCCCGAACTTACATTTAAAGATTTAACCTCCCTTTTAAAAGTATGCTGTAATTCTTTAGATATGACAAAATATTGTCAGGGTTCTGGTATGCTGGATCTTGAGAAATTATTGCCATAA
- a CDS encoding ferritin: MISERLTNFINDQINFEYYSANIYLAMQAYFAGQNLNGFTNFFKVQIEEENFHATKLFNYLNQVGARVIIKGFPDPENNYESPLAAFEAALAHEQKVTQRFNNLMEIAREDKDYASIGFLQWFIDEQVEEEDTFNNAIQALKRIGDNPAALYLYDQELANRTFTPPTTV, encoded by the coding sequence ATGATAAGCGAAAGATTAACAAATTTTATAAACGATCAAATAAATTTTGAGTACTACTCTGCTAATATTTACTTAGCTATGCAAGCATATTTTGCAGGACAAAATCTAAACGGCTTTACAAATTTTTTTAAAGTTCAAATAGAAGAAGAAAATTTTCATGCTACAAAACTTTTCAATTATTTAAATCAAGTAGGCGCCAGGGTTATTATAAAAGGTTTCCCAGATCCTGAAAATAATTATGAATCACCTCTGGCAGCCTTCGAAGCAGCTTTAGCCCACGAACAAAAAGTTACACAAAGATTTAATAATTTAATGGAAATAGCCAGAGAAGATAAAGATTATGCTTCAATAGGTTTTCTTCAATGGTTTATAGATGAGCAAGTTGAAGAAGAAGATACTTTTAATAATGCTATACAGGCATTAAAAAGAATAGGTGATAATCCTGCCGCACTTTACTTATACGACCAGGAACTGGCAAATAGAACTTTTACTCCACCAACTACTGTATAA
- a CDS encoding acetyl-CoA carboxylase carboxyltransferase subunit alpha, with protein sequence MEKLGKVQKALNKKLEGKNAWNRVTLARMIERPTSLDYICKIFDSFIEFHGDRYFGDDPSVVGGIALLEGEPVTVIGQQKGNNTNENIKRNFGMPEPEGYRKSLRLMKQADKFYRPIICFVDTPGAFCGVEAEERGQGEAIARNLMDMFKLKVPIISIVIGEGGSGGALAFAVADSVWMLENSIYSILSPEGFAGILWKDASKSKEAAEVMKITAQDLIKYGIIDKVLKEPSGGAQKDVDTMVKTIKEELVKKLDILKKCSIDELLQHRYNKFRDMGEFIE encoded by the coding sequence ATGGAAAAGTTAGGAAAGGTGCAAAAAGCTCTCAATAAAAAACTTGAAGGAAAAAATGCCTGGAACAGGGTAACTCTGGCGAGAATGATTGAGAGACCTACTTCTTTAGATTATATATGTAAGATATTTGATTCTTTTATAGAATTTCATGGAGATAGATATTTTGGAGATGATCCTTCTGTAGTAGGAGGAATTGCATTATTAGAAGGAGAGCCTGTAACTGTAATAGGTCAACAAAAAGGTAATAATACCAATGAAAATATAAAAAGAAATTTTGGCATGCCGGAACCCGAGGGATATAGAAAAAGTTTAAGACTTATGAAACAGGCTGATAAATTTTATAGACCTATTATATGTTTTGTAGATACCCCAGGAGCTTTTTGCGGTGTAGAAGCAGAAGAAAGGGGACAGGGTGAGGCCATAGCTAGAAATTTAATGGATATGTTTAAATTAAAGGTACCTATAATATCTATAGTAATTGGAGAAGGAGGAAGTGGAGGAGCGCTTGCTTTTGCTGTTGCAGATTCAGTGTGGATGCTTGAAAATTCAATATATTCTATTTTATCTCCGGAAGGATTCGCAGGTATACTCTGGAAGGATGCATCTAAATCCAAAGAAGCTGCAGAGGTTATGAAGATTACAGCTCAGGATTTAATAAAATATGGTATAATAGATAAAGTACTAAAAGAACCTTCAGGGGGAGCACAAAAAGATGTAGATACAATGGTTAAAACTATAAAAGAAGAGCTTGTAAAAAAATTAGATATACTTAAAAAGTGTTCTATAGATGAGTTGCTTCAACATAGATATAATAAGTTTAGAGATATGGGTGAATTTATAGAATAA